The genomic segment CAAAGCACTACGGTTAAGACATTAGAGCAACGCAGAAGTAATATAGTCCTCTAGTACTTTCTGCTTTTCTTTGCAAAAAATGTTGTTCTTCTTCAGATGTGCCATCTCGCTCTCAAGCGATCGTATTTTACCCATGGTGCTTTCCTCTCTCCTATCCAACGCCATGATCTTGGTGTGGAGGCTGGCGATCTTACTCCACAGCTGTTCCTTGTCCGTGTCCTGTTTGGAGTAGGAGTGCTCGTACACCGAGATGTGGTCCCCCTCCCCGGGGCCCTCCTCCCCGTCTccgaccccctcctccctccgtaGCTCCAGAGGGAAGATCCTAAACGTCTGACCGAGGACCGCCTGGAGGGCGTCCACTGTGGCTTCACATTCCGAGAAATGGCCGACAGGGCCGACGGATTCACAGCAGAGCACAGTCACCGTGGAGTCCAGTGTATCCAGCTGCTGCAGTGTCTGTGTCTCAGCAGACAGGTTCAAGCAAGAGGCTGTCAGTATCCCACCACTGTCTCCAGGCAGTTCTCCGGTCACCTCACACACTGCAGCCTGGGTCTCTGAGAGCATCACCTCCCCCAGGACCATTTCACTAGGAGTAGAGGCCTCTGCGTCTGAAACAAGCTGTCTTTCATATAACAGGGTAGTGACCGTAGATGCACTGGCATCCTCAGGGTTAGGGACAGGAGGGCCACTCACCACGACTGGTTCCACTCGGACTCTCCTTCTCAGAATCAGAGGTTTATTCTTgccaggaggggagggggagcggATGAGTTCAATGTTGGCGTCGCATATCCTGGTTTTGGGCTTGGTGTTCTTCTTACTAGTGGAAACTGTTTTCTCTTCATCCTGAGGGGAAAGAGTGATGGTAAACACGAACAGAAATCATGCTATCATATTATAGccatgtatagtgtgtatagtgtgttaatttctttattttggggatttgtgtgtattctTTTGTATTATTAGG from the Coregonus clupeaformis isolate EN_2021a unplaced genomic scaffold, ASM2061545v1 scaf0712, whole genome shotgun sequence genome contains:
- the LOC121568418 gene encoding THAP domain-containing protein 5 isoform X1, with amino-acid sequence MPRYCAVKLCKNRGGTPSKENKRLSFYPFPLQDEARLQIWVDNMKREEWTPSRHQYLCSEHFTEDCFDLRWGIRYLKHTAIPTVFPHRHDDEEKTVSTSKKNTKPKTRICDANIELIRSPSPPGKNKPLILRRRVRVEPVVVSGPPVPNPEDASASTVTTLLYERQLVSDAEASTPSEMVLGEVMLSETQAAVCEVTGELPGDSGGILTASCLNLSAETQTLQQLDTLDSTVTVLCCESVGPVGHFSECEATVDALQAVLGQTFRIFPLELRREEGVGDGEEGPGEGDHISVYEHSYSKQDTDKEQLWSKIASLHTKIMALDRREESTMGKIRSLESEMAHLKKNNIFCKEKQKVLEDYITSALL
- the LOC121568418 gene encoding THAP domain-containing protein 5 isoform X2 gives rise to the protein MPRYCAVKLCKNRGGTPSKENKRLSFYPFPLQDEARLQIWVDNMKREEWTPSRHQYLCSEHFTEDCFDLRWGIRYLKHTAIPTVFPHRHDDEEKTVSTSKKNTKPKTRICDANIELIRSPSPPGKNKPLILRRRVRASCLNLSAETQTLQQLDTLDSTVTVLCCESVGPVGHFSECEATVDALQAVLGQTFRIFPLELRREEGVGDGEEGPGEGDHISVYEHSYSKQDTDKEQLWSKIASLHTKIMALDRREESTMGKIRSLESEMAHLKKNNIFCKEKQKVLEDYITSALL